The genomic stretch gcgtaaacatgtcgcactgtaacttgagaacgacttatccaaatttcctgaaacttaatatagttgtttcttatgatggtcaaatgatctgtatactttttggtgaaaataagatttaaactttttgagttacggcactttgtaactaaaacaggggtgtgttttttttcacatgtcgcaccgtatctcaaaaacgtttcttgattattgcttaaaactttacacacttcttagttatattaatcttaatatctgtatactttttggtgatgattcaaaatttcatttttgagtttttgagtattttgtaaaaaagggggaggttttttttacatgtcgcgccgtatctcaaaaacgatttatgattattggttaaaactttacacacttctttgttatattaatctaaagatctgtatactttttggtgatgattcaaaatttcatttttgagttattgagtattttgtaaaaaagggggagggtttttttacatgtcgtgccgtatctcaaaaacaatttatgattattgcttaaaactttacacacttctttgttatattaatttaaagatctgtatactttttggtgatgactcaaaattttatttttgagttattgagtattttgtaaaaaaggggagggttttttttacatgtcgcgccgtatctcaaaaacaatttatgattattgcttgaaactgtacacacttctttgttatactaatttaaagatctgtatactttttggtttgattcaaaattttattttagtgatatttgtaaaaaaaaaacaggttgggggggtttcacatgtcccgccatgtctcaaaaacaataaatggttattgcttaaaacttcctcagaaactatttatgattattgcataaaactttcacacaagacgtcgggcgtatcatgcgctcatggcgcagctgtttattattctCTTGGTAAGGACATGTACCGCTATTAAGGCTGCCTTATAAAACGAAAGGAGCAAGCTGGTGATATATAAGAGGAGCACAGTTAGTTTCCATTGGAATCTCGACtgcatgttgaaaaaaaaatatccaccAAACGCAACAAGTATGTGGTTGATAAAAAAACCATCCTGATGATGCCAGTTTTCGAAAATATTTTGCTtcttcagtgtttttttttttattatacctaATATGATTTGTTCctttctaaaacaaaatatgaatgtACTTTTGAGTCTGGTTTTGATTTGTGTTATTAATTTTAAACCTTGAAATTTTTTTGTCACTTGGACATTTATATGATTTAGCAGGAATCCGTAAAAGTGCGGGAACATCAAGTTCTTTGGTGAATTCCATATAGCACAATGACACCGACCTATAACTGTTCAGGATTTTGTTTTTAGTAAGTaccctttttatgttttcttttttatcctgttttctgctcttttgttggGCTGTTGTCTTTTTAACACGTTCCCAACTTTCATACACGATGTCATATAAGTACTGAAAGTATATACTTGGGTTTCAGGTGGATTTTCAATGAAGGAAGAACATTATAGTATAGTTGAAGAGTAACCGCCGTCAATTGACTTGACTTATCAAGTTTTATATTCCGACTAACTATCGATCGTTACGAGAGAATACTGAGCGATAGAGGGCGCTGAATCATTCAAGTTCGCCATCAATTgatgatttgatggtcgcaaatgtTGTTTTAGTAACAAGGTGTAGCCATAAACATGATAAGTAAGCGGATATTGCATAACATCAAATCAAATTTGACGGCGGCAACTCTTCAACCTTATACTAGTAGTTATTTCGATTAGAATGCATAACAAAACGAAATAACACATCAGAGCTggaataaaattataaacttgaattaagaaaaaatccGCGAATCTTCAAGAAGCATTTAACCGCATATAAAACGCCATGACTAAAATTGACGTCATAGAGATGAAAACTACCGCACTGAATTTTATAACGTTACTTCTACGATTCGGATAGAATCACACTAACACGGCGTTTTTGAGGTAGGAgctgttttattttcgattatattttaatgattaaagtcatatgaaacgagtgagttgtgaaaaataatgtttatccaattcttgaaccaatgcatgtatatatccaGGTGTGTTGATAAGTCGTTTTCCTAAGGCtattttttgatttattttttctgtagacttagctttcattttttattaccatGCATTGTCAAGCTTGGTAACTCATAATTGTTTCTCAGTAACTCAATGTACGATGCTGTCCTATACTGAACcttctaagggagctaccatttaatttttaggggggggggggctaggatgaaatttgaaaaaaataggtaggacaggagttttgagttaaaaaaaaaaaggcaggattaGACACTCGCAAGCTCCCTAACCTTGTTTGTTTACTATCAAATTTCAATGGCGTCAAAATCACGTGATGACAAATCGTTATACCCAATCAAATTACTCTACTGTCAATTAGGGGATTTTTCAGTCTACGGCAGTTACGTTATTTCTTTGTGGGATATTGCTTTAAAATAGTTTGCAATAATTTGGGGTTTTATTCAACAGGAAACCTCATTTTTTTACGTTCCTTTCGACATTAATGGAATTTTGAATGAATATTTACCTACAGTCGTGATGGTTAGAAAATCGATCtttttattatgaataataaaaaaaatccatgaaaaataaatgtatattgttttttattaaccTACTCTATATTCTTGTACAAAATAATGGcatgtacatcgttttttcaTATAGTTTTCCTCTCATTTTGGTTGGGCTTTTTTTCACGGAAAAAAATCACGAAAGACGTAAGGAtcatgtcattttaaaattcctaaaaataCGATTTGCTTGACCAGTATTGCCTGCCACAAGATTGATGACGCTGAATGGAATGTACCAAAGCAATGGAGGACGGAAGTGGGATTTTGTGAAGTCACGTCTAGAATGTTTTTAGACATTCAGAAGTCGGGATTGAAACGGGCATTAGAAACATTGGCATTTTTTTAGCAATAATTGAGAACAAAAATGAAAACcttaagtaatattttttttattcaaaagtgcAGAAAAAACGTATTCAATGCGTAGTTTCCCTGTGTGTTAAGTTCAAACACAAATACCTAACGAACTGACAAGATGAACGATTTAAGACTACGGTAGGATaccataaacttagtcctctgtgcacgattttatcattttttacgcaaatatatcgtttaatcgtatttttttttctctctgtgtgttatgatttaacaaatatggctactcattaaatgccgtgttttgaagccgaagtttaccgattgtcaccttatagtaaacaaataacaaaacgcatgagttttgagcacgtgtttaacatttataatcagataattgtttattttaatgaaagatccatgcgtattgcgatcaccggatttttacgagaagggtcacgctcaggtcactatgcatacggaaaatatgtcggcgaattgcttcctggaagcaagcaattaaaactAAGTAACTGACTTTTTTTAAAAGTGGACAGATTAAAGAATTTTCcccagaaaaaagtatatgtaaataagttgtaaactatccatttagttataaaaaaacatatgcatatttttttttaatttgagttttcttatgactttaaactgggaaaaaattattcatatatatatatatatctaagcaATTCAATATTGTGGCTATGTTCCATTAAATTCATGATCAAACATTTTATACatccttatatatatacatatacaaacaCAGATATATGGTTTCGGGCTTTGTTTGTTGGAACAACAACATAGTTTTATGCAAGTTAGACCATATATGGGTTCTTGGTAGATATTTTTAGAATTATCGTTCTGATTTTTCTTATGAAGTTATTAACTAGCACGAATATTTGTTTATCGGCAAAGAAAAATGTGTAACAAGGAACTTTCCTCTATGTCACATTTTATCAATGCCAGCAGATAAGTCTGTGATGGCCAGTATATTTAACAATAGCTATAACATGTATTGTTAAAGACCTGGACTTTGTAATAAGGTTAATATATTATGCATACATATAATTCTGTTTTGAGGATGTGGTGCTTATCAAAAGGCTAAAGTataaattgcagaatttaactcATTGACAATACCAAAAAATAACAATGACCATCTCGATGACCCTGATTGCAGCTATACCGAGGAGCAGGATTGTATAAGACCAAATGCATTCAATTTGTAACTATAACACATAGTAGCATTTTCTTGGGATagtttgtgtactattatttatgtTAACATGTCTGACGTTTGGATTTCCTACGCACAGGAATGTGCGTATAAGTTGAAAGAAAATCAAGAGTTTACATCTTTCCTATGAATAAAAGGATATGTATAGTATAATTCCATGAGACGTAATCaaacaacacagaaaatcaataatttgTTTACTTGCAGAATGAAAATGCCTTGAACAATGGACAACAATTATGTTACTATACAGAACTGTAGAGGAAAGGTTGTAAAGCTACCATTGAACAAATTTGATCTGGATTCTATTGGTATgtaaatagtaaaataacaaaaatactgaactccaaggaaaattcgaaacggaaagtccattattaaatggcaaaatcaaaaactcgaACACATTAAAAGAAtagataagaactgtcatattcttgacttggtacatgcattttcgtatgcagaaaacggtggattaaacctagttttatagctagctaaacctctcacttgtatgaaaatcGCAAACAAATTCCATTTTACAGAATTTCAAAGCATTTTTCGTAAGTGATAATGCAAATGAACTTGATGACCACCATTTACAGTAAATTATAACCAATAAGCGTCATATGACCAGAATCtataataattgattgattgatgctTTCATAAGgttcagtgtcaaatatttcatatatattcagaATAAGAACATATTTTATAGAGCAATACGGCAAACACGTTCTGCTAAATACCATGTGGAAAAGGGGATACACATTTCATAGCCTTGTGCATTAATTCCGGTGATGTTGAATACTGAATAATATTCATCTTACTAAAGAAAATACATGATATCATTTActgtcaaacaaacaaaatacaatttacatatatgtttatattttaataataataattaatcatTATATACTTGTGGAagttaattcaatattttaagaGATGCCGCTTCCTCAATCGATTTCAGAAAATGCGTTTCCAGGTATGCAAGAAATATATTACATTGACAACAAAGATAAAATTCCTTTCATGTTAAATCGAGAGAATAACACAGTTGTAATGCCACCTGCCGCAACTCTGGACCCTCCTTCTGGTGTTTTCGTGGTCACAGATCAAGATGGACTCATTGAAGGTAACAATCATCTGAATAACAAATTAACTCTTAAGGTTACGGGTGTTTTGTGAAATATTTAATCGGACAGCTTGATGACATTCTATACCTTTgctttgctttaaaaaaaaaatgtaaagtccAATATGGTACCATGCATCTTATGAAAAATCAAGACTAGTCGCATGTCAAAACTTACCATGAGCAGCACGACTGGTGCCATTAGTGATTCGGGAACTGCTTACCATTTGGAGACATCTAGATTCATTACCGgctttttgtttgaattgtagTTGCTcaatgtttattttctatgtaatatcttgtaaactgttgtttgcATGTTTGCATAGacatagatttttaatttttttttcttcaggatTTCATCCACTGACAGGATTTTGTGATTGGACAGAATGGTCCAAGGTGGTAGAATCTGCTGTCACATCCGGCCCGTCTTTACTACGATCAAACCTTACACATTTGATGGATATTGGCTACATGGTTGTTTGTGGAATACAAGTTGAGAACTGGACAAAGTTTCCCTTAACGAACCCGAACACGACTCTCGAATGGGGATATTTATCATCTCCAGCTACAAATATTCAACCTGCAACTCGAGAAGCAATGGTATACGATATACATGATAATGAATatagaaacaaaatatacatgtacagaatTTAGTATATGCATGTAAATGTTTGACATGTCTCCGCATAATATGTCACTGTTAAAAAAAGTTTACCAAATctgtattttcaaaatttatcttttataaataataatatgcaAACAAATAACACGAACACCAATCTGATAAAGTGTTGCAATACATATGCCTTGTTAAAGATGCCATTTTCCATGTCTTCCATCGTTACTATTAAAATACCATCACAGTAGCCGCGAAACCGCAGCTCTCAAGTCCTTATGTTATTATTTGACTATTTGCGCTACAATAGTCAAAAAATTACATAAGGAcataagagctacggttccgcagctgaCATCACAGCATCTCTTTTCTCAATTTTCGGAGGTCAAATCGTTCTGGTGAAGTTACAATAAgttgattcaatattttataaagtgTACAAGCGTTCATTAACAGTGCTTTAAAACGGTATGcatactttttatcatatatatatatgtattatataaatgcatttgtttCGTAAAATATTTAATATCCAGTTTTCTATTGACTTTAGGTTAGTCACAAATGTGGTTTTACTGCAACTGGAACTTCTGGAACTGTATCCTGGTTGATAAATGGCACGGATAGACGTTTGGTAATTGGATGGTCTGCGCCATTTAATTTTGACTTTTATTCAAATCATTTAATATTGGGTTTGACCAATAAAGGAAACAAAAGACACTATAAAACATGGTTTGAGACAATGTACTATGGACAAGAAGATAAATTAATGATATTCGAGCGCGTTAAATGTAGATTTACTAGCAGTGAAGTCCTGCTCGACGACGATCTGTTTGAAGTTACCGGAACTA from Mytilus edulis chromosome 7, xbMytEdul2.2, whole genome shotgun sequence encodes the following:
- the LOC139481492 gene encoding tereporin-Ca1-like, with the translated sequence MDNNYVTIQNCRGKVVKLPLNKFDLDSIENAFPGMQEIYYIDNKDKIPFMLNRENNTVVMPPAATLDPPSGVFVVTDQDGLIEGFHPLTGFCDWTEWSKVVESAVTSGPSLLRSNLTHLMDIGYMVVCGIQVENWTKFPLTNPNTTLEWGYLSSPATNIQPATREAMVSHKCGFTATGTSGTVSWLINGTDRRLVIGWSAPFNFDFYSNHLILGLTNKGNKRHYKTWFETMYYGQEDKLMIFERVKCRFTSSEVLLDDDLFEVTGTMDNSHKPEVRVIIKPNCLVCLNDQTNFQFPFTINSNSFKV